Genomic window (Vampirovibrionales bacterium):
GGACGCGCTGAAATAAATTGATTATACCAATCAAAAAATAACGTCTTATCAGACGACGCCTGAAAAATCCGGTTAATGGGTTCGTATGACAGGCAATTGCGAAACGACGCCGGGGCCTGCTGAAATAAAATATCGCAGAACTGATCATGCGTCATGGCGTCGAGCCGTCGCTGATTTAAATCGAGACGATCCGGCTGCGCAGCGATCAACGGCAGTAAGTCGTGAATATACCCCAATACCACTGTGGGCGTTTCAGGCGATTTCCAGCCTTCGCTAAGCAGTTCGGCGGACGTCACGATGCGCCCGGCGCACGATTGATTGAGAAATCCCTGTTTGACCGCTTGCGCATAGAGTATGCGCTCGTGCAGGGCCTTAATAGGCGTTTTTGCGTTGCCGCCCCTTGAAAAAGGAATCATCATTAAGGGCGCGCTTTTTTGAGATAAGCGCTCGCCCAGACGGGTGAATTCGTCTGTGATGGCGTTCAGCGCAAAAAACGGCAGGCTGGAGGCGCCAATGACGGCGCTGCCGTTCATTTCAATCGGATAAAAAACGGGCGCGTTGGGTTCGCCGCCGACTAAATAATCGATGGATCCCAGATAAAATCGTTGCGCCTGCTCAGGGCTTGCGGCGGGCGCGGCGCTCAGCGTCATGGCTTCTCGAATAAAATCGTGATTTTGACGGCGGCGAATGGGGCTGCGGTCTTCTAAAGCGCCTGCGAATAGTGGAGACGTTTCAATGAGCGTCTCCAGAGAAAACGAGGGCGCCGGGGCGTCGTCATCTTCTCTGGAGGCGCTCGCAGGGGGAAAGCAGGTCATGGCGGCAGGTCGATCGGCAGATTTAGACGGGTGCGTCTTCTCGTTATAGGGCGCGGCGAGCCAAAAGACAAGAGAAATACCGCCGATCCGCGCGCCTCTTTCGCGTCAGACGTCCTCGGGATATACTGAGAGGGCCTTCAAACGATGCTCAAAAAGAGGGGCGCCCATGCTGGCTCTGTCTCGTCCCAAACTCTGGATATATGGCTTGCTGGCGCTGATTGTCGCCGGCGGGGCGGCCTCGCTGTGGGTGGCGCGCGTTCAGGTGAAGCAGGCGAATCAGTCGATCCAGAAAACAACGGCGGCCTCTCAGAGCGAAATCATTGGCGAGAACGTGACGTTTACCATTACCGAGGCGGATCGTAAAAAATGGGATCTGCTGGTGCAGCGCGCTCGCTATTTTAAAGACCGCAGCGGCGCCAAGCTGCAAGGCGTCAGCGGCACGTTTTACGATGCGCAAGGCAAACCCGTTGCGCGCTTTCAGTCGCCGGCTGGCGAAACGCTCAATGCAGGCAAACGCGTGCGATTGACGGGCGGCGTGCAGGTCAAGTCGATCGATCAGGCCGATAATACGCTGATTTCCGATACCCTGACCTGGCCTGCGTCCGATGGCGCCGTTGAAGCCCAGGGCCGCGTGCGGGTGACAATGGCGGGCGGAACGACGTCCACGGCGCAGCGGTGCCACTTTTCGCTCGATTTTTCGCGGATGACCCTTCAGGGAGACGTCCGCTCGGCAGTGGAAATCTGAGCGGCGACGGCTGCTGAGGGGCCGATTCTATGCTTAAATAGAAGGGAAGGGCGGGTTGGGCCTTTCTTGCGGTCATGTTGAACCGGTCGCTTTTTTAGCTTTGAAAGGGCGAACTCATTTATACGGCGATTGTTATTGGCGCATTGATAGCCGTGTGTCTGCTGGGCGGCGGGGCCTACTATTATTTTAGTCTGCGCAACCGCAATGCCGCCTGGTATTATAATCGCGCCGTGGATCGCTATCAGGGCGGAGATTTGATCGCCGCGCGGCGCGATCTCGAAAAAGCCCTGGAGCTGGACCCCGATTACGCCAACGCCTATTACACGCAAGGGCTTATCGCTGAGCGCGAGGACGATTTGGCCGGCGCGCGCGCCATGTTTGAAAAAAGCCTCTCCATTGAGCCGGACGATCTCCATACGCTCTATAATTTGGGCCGCCTGTGCTATAGCGAAGGCGATCTCGTCGAGGCGCGCGCCTATCTGGAAAAAGCGCAGGCGGTGGAGGCCGACGATCCCGATACCGCCTATTGTCTGGCGCTGATCTGCGAAGCCGAAGGCGATCTCGACGGCGCCATTGCGCTCTATCAACAAGCCGTTGACCAAGACCCCAGTAATATTAACGCCTGGCTGTTTCTGGGCAAACTTCT
Coding sequences:
- the lptC gene encoding LPS export ABC transporter periplasmic protein LptC, translated to MLALSRPKLWIYGLLALIVAGGAASLWVARVQVKQANQSIQKTTAASQSEIIGENVTFTITEADRKKWDLLVQRARYFKDRSGAKLQGVSGTFYDAQGKPVARFQSPAGETLNAGKRVRLTGGVQVKSIDQADNTLISDTLTWPASDGAVEAQGRVRVTMAGGTTSTAQRCHFSLDFSRMTLQGDVRSAVEI
- a CDS encoding tetratricopeptide repeat protein, with the translated sequence MIAVCLLGGGAYYYFSLRNRNAAWYYNRAVDRYQGGDLIAARRDLEKALELDPDYANAYYTQGLIAEREDDLAGARAMFEKSLSIEPDDLHTLYNLGRLCYSEGDLVEARAYLEKAQAVEADDPDTAYCLALICEAEGDLDGAIALYQQAVDQDPSNINAWLFLGKLLDRRKRSDEAIKAFEKVLAADPNNLEGNYEMAISLAKMGDWDNSVQYCQKTLAVDPHYAKAYNQLGLGYYCKNEPDKAIEQYQKAIELDEDYATAYNNLGYAYEKLEQFQNAIETFKLYLAHSHHADEAHEVREHIALLEKKLLENR